Proteins encoded in a region of the Saccharothrix ecbatanensis genome:
- a CDS encoding alpha/beta hydrolase family protein yields MGSPNVRRRRRLRVALVSLAVVLLLISGGLLGFGWYYSGELLEPENARPGYRDTVTSSASGSVALVESRVTVLPGTWGLVWPGGGAKVGQVTGRSAGTVVRELEGAAPPDGTLVRMETAVWTTDPAEAHDLEYTEVRIPTELGDAPAWLVPATSSTWVVAVHGRGGSRAEALRVMPALHELGLPVLAITYRNDEGAPASPDGLYHLGDTEWRDVEAAVKYAERRGARNVVLYGWSMGGAIVGQFLARSAEAVDVAAVVLDAPVVSWTKTLEMQSGNRGVPEQLVPIAELVSDWRVDLEFSRFDLAAHPPAHRPPTLLFHGGADGTVPVQPSRDLAAAAGRLDWPLRYVEVPAAEHTAAWNVDPEAYERTVSDFLDSVAGVR; encoded by the coding sequence ATGGGGTCACCGAACGTTCGCCGCAGACGTCGGCTGCGCGTCGCGCTCGTCTCACTGGCAGTGGTGTTGTTGCTGATCAGCGGCGGTTTGCTGGGGTTCGGCTGGTACTACAGCGGCGAGCTGCTCGAACCGGAGAACGCCCGTCCGGGCTACCGCGACACCGTCACGTCTTCGGCGTCCGGGTCCGTCGCGCTGGTGGAGTCCAGGGTCACTGTGCTGCCGGGCACATGGGGGCTCGTGTGGCCGGGAGGCGGCGCGAAGGTCGGTCAGGTGACGGGTCGGTCCGCCGGCACGGTGGTGCGCGAACTGGAGGGCGCTGCGCCCCCGGACGGCACGCTGGTGCGGATGGAGACGGCGGTGTGGACCACCGACCCCGCCGAGGCGCACGACCTGGAGTACACGGAAGTGCGAATTCCGACCGAATTGGGTGACGCACCGGCATGGCTGGTGCCCGCGACATCGTCCACGTGGGTCGTCGCGGTGCACGGTAGGGGCGGCTCGAGGGCCGAGGCCTTGCGCGTCATGCCGGCACTGCACGAACTCGGGTTACCCGTTCTCGCCATCACGTACCGGAACGACGAGGGCGCTCCGGCGTCACCGGACGGTCTGTACCACCTGGGCGACACCGAATGGCGCGATGTCGAGGCGGCCGTGAAGTACGCCGAGAGGCGCGGCGCGCGGAACGTCGTGCTGTACGGGTGGTCCATGGGCGGCGCGATCGTCGGCCAGTTCCTGGCGCGGTCGGCGGAGGCGGTCGACGTGGCCGCGGTCGTGCTGGACGCACCCGTCGTGAGCTGGACGAAGACGCTGGAGATGCAGTCGGGCAACCGGGGCGTCCCGGAGCAGCTCGTCCCGATCGCCGAGCTCGTCTCGGACTGGCGGGTCGACCTGGAGTTCAGCCGGTTCGACCTGGCCGCGCACCCGCCCGCGCACCGGCCCCCGACCCTGCTGTTCCACGGCGGTGCGGACGGCACCGTGCCGGTCCAGCCGTCCCGCGACCTGGCCGCGGCGGCGGGCCGGCTCGACTGGCCCCTCCGCTACGTCGAGGTGCCCGCGGCGGAGCACACGGCGGCGTGGAACGTCGACCCAGAGGCGTACGAGCGCACGGTGTCCGACTTTCTCGATTCGGTCGCCGGCGTCCGATAG
- a CDS encoding acyl-CoA desaturase, translated as MTSTLESRSTPQGPEDRGPKPIIDGRRGHVEQFSVYVFVIVPFLALLAAVPLAWGWGLGWVDVALFVAFYYVAGLGVTIGFHRYFTHGSFKANRALKIGLAIAGMMALQGPVIVWVADHRRHHAFSDREGDPHSPWLFGSGPVALAKGFWHAHMGWLFDRDQTNAQRFAPDLLADKDLVRVDKLFPLWTTISLLAPALIGGLVTMSWSGALSAFFWAGLVRVAFLHHVTWSVNSICHMVGDRPFAARDRSANVWALAILSFGESWHNLHHADPTSARHGVKRGQIDTSARLIWLFEKFGWATNVRWPNPERLARITAKK; from the coding sequence ATGACCAGCACCCTGGAGAGCAGGTCCACGCCGCAAGGGCCCGAGGATCGCGGACCCAAGCCGATCATCGACGGACGGCGTGGGCACGTCGAGCAGTTCAGCGTGTACGTGTTCGTCATCGTGCCGTTCCTGGCTTTGCTCGCGGCCGTTCCGCTCGCTTGGGGCTGGGGGCTGGGCTGGGTGGACGTCGCGCTTTTCGTGGCGTTCTACTACGTGGCCGGCCTCGGCGTGACGATCGGTTTCCACCGGTACTTCACGCACGGCTCTTTCAAGGCAAACCGCGCGCTCAAGATCGGCCTCGCCATCGCGGGCATGATGGCGCTGCAGGGCCCCGTGATCGTGTGGGTCGCCGACCACCGCCGTCACCACGCCTTCTCCGACCGCGAGGGCGACCCGCACTCGCCGTGGCTGTTCGGCAGCGGCCCGGTCGCGCTGGCCAAGGGCTTCTGGCACGCCCACATGGGCTGGCTGTTCGACCGCGACCAGACCAACGCCCAGCGCTTCGCACCCGACCTGCTGGCCGACAAGGACCTGGTCCGCGTCGACAAGCTGTTCCCGCTGTGGACCACCATCAGCCTGCTCGCGCCCGCCCTCATCGGCGGCCTGGTCACCATGTCGTGGTCCGGCGCGCTGTCGGCGTTCTTCTGGGCCGGCCTGGTCCGGGTGGCGTTCCTGCACCACGTGACGTGGTCGGTCAACTCGATCTGCCACATGGTCGGCGACCGCCCGTTCGCGGCGCGCGACCGGTCCGCCAACGTCTGGGCGCTGGCGATCCTGAGCTTCGGCGAGTCGTGGCACAACCTGCACCACGCCGACCCGACGAGCGCCCGGCACGGCGTGAAGCGCGGTCAGATCGACACGTCCGCGCGGCTCATCTGGCTGTTCGAGAAGTTCGGCTGGGCGACGAACGTGCGGTGGCCGAACCCGGAGCGACTGGCCCGCATCACCGCCAAGAAGTGA
- a CDS encoding TetR/AcrR family transcriptional regulator: protein MTGKERREQLLDVARALFAEKGFEVTSVEEIAHRAGVSKPVVYEHFGGKEGIYAVVVDREMQYLMDHIVNALSGGHPRELLEQAACALLDYIEGSSDGFRILVRDSPVASSTGTFSSLLNDIASQVESILGAHFSRQGYDRKLAALYSQALVGMVALTGQWWLEVRKPKKDEVAAHLVNLAWKGLSHMDHKPRLRTR, encoded by the coding sequence ATGACCGGCAAGGAGCGGCGCGAGCAGCTGCTCGACGTCGCTCGGGCGTTGTTCGCCGAGAAGGGTTTCGAGGTCACCTCCGTCGAGGAGATCGCGCACCGGGCGGGTGTGTCCAAGCCCGTGGTGTACGAGCACTTCGGCGGCAAGGAAGGCATCTACGCGGTCGTGGTGGACCGCGAGATGCAGTACCTGATGGACCACATCGTCAACGCGCTGTCCGGCGGGCACCCGCGTGAGCTGCTGGAACAGGCGGCGTGCGCGCTGCTGGACTACATCGAGGGATCGTCGGACGGCTTCCGGATCCTCGTGCGCGACTCGCCCGTGGCGTCGTCCACCGGCACGTTCTCGTCGTTGCTGAACGACATCGCGTCCCAGGTGGAGTCGATCCTGGGCGCGCACTTCTCCCGCCAGGGCTATGACCGCAAGCTGGCCGCCCTGTACTCGCAGGCGTTGGTGGGCATGGTCGCCCTGACCGGGCAGTGGTGGCTGGAAGTCCGCAAGCCGAAGAAGGACGAGGTGGCCGCCCACCTGGTCAACCTGGCCTGGAAGGGCCTGTCCCACATGGACCACAAACCCCGCCTCCGCACCCGCTGA
- a CDS encoding PQQ-dependent sugar dehydrogenase, which produces MRRVVGFAAVAVLAGSPALAGCSSDGSGGSAPGTPAPEGLRVEVVVAGLSHPWDVGFLPDGRMLVPQRPGRISLVSDGRATDVEADLGDVAARGEGGLMSLVVHPDFATSRRFTTCFNTASDVRLVTWELAGTKATRVKDPLVAGLPTNPSGRHSGCRMALDREGHLLVGTGDTARGNVAQDKSSLGGKVLRVDLNTGEGVAGNPFGDRIYTYGHRNIQGVAIRPDGVVFTAEHGPDVDDEVNVLEPGANYGWDPSQGGAVGGYDEDVPMTDLERFPDAVPAVWSSGDSTEAICDAAFLVGEQWGALNGVLAVTALKGSKVLLFTVGQDGKVGSVAIPPELDDAHGRLRGAELGPDGALYVTTSNGTDDKILKVTAPTA; this is translated from the coding sequence ATGCGTCGCGTTGTCGGGTTCGCTGCCGTGGCGGTGTTGGCCGGGTCTCCGGCGTTGGCCGGGTGTTCGTCGGACGGCTCCGGGGGAAGTGCGCCGGGGACTCCGGCGCCCGAGGGGTTGCGGGTCGAGGTGGTGGTGGCCGGGTTGAGCCACCCGTGGGACGTGGGGTTCCTGCCCGACGGGCGGATGCTCGTGCCGCAGCGGCCGGGGCGGATCTCGTTGGTCTCGGACGGCCGGGCCACCGACGTCGAGGCCGATCTCGGTGACGTCGCGGCACGGGGCGAGGGCGGGCTGATGAGCCTGGTCGTGCACCCGGACTTCGCCACCAGCAGGCGGTTCACCACGTGCTTCAACACCGCGTCGGACGTGCGGCTGGTGACGTGGGAGCTGGCCGGCACGAAGGCGACCCGGGTGAAAGATCCGCTGGTCGCGGGGCTGCCGACCAACCCGAGCGGTCGGCATTCGGGGTGTCGGATGGCGCTGGACCGCGAGGGCCACCTGCTCGTCGGCACCGGGGACACGGCGCGGGGGAACGTCGCGCAGGACAAGTCCAGCCTCGGCGGCAAGGTGCTGCGGGTCGACCTGAACACCGGTGAGGGCGTGGCCGGGAACCCGTTCGGCGACCGGATCTACACCTACGGGCACCGCAACATCCAGGGTGTCGCGATCCGGCCGGACGGCGTGGTGTTCACCGCCGAGCACGGGCCGGACGTCGACGACGAGGTCAACGTGCTCGAGCCGGGGGCCAACTACGGCTGGGACCCGTCGCAGGGCGGCGCGGTGGGCGGCTACGACGAGGACGTGCCGATGACGGACCTCGAACGGTTCCCGGACGCCGTGCCCGCCGTGTGGTCGTCCGGTGATTCGACGGAGGCGATCTGCGACGCCGCGTTCCTCGTCGGCGAGCAGTGGGGCGCGTTGAACGGCGTGCTGGCCGTGACGGCGCTGAAGGGCTCGAAGGTGCTGCTGTTCACGGTCGGCCAGGACGGCAAGGTGGGTTCCGTGGCGATCCCGCCGGAACTGGACGACGCCCACGGCCGCCTGCGGGGCGCCGAACTGGGCCCCGACGGCGCCCTCTACGTGACCACGTCGAACGGCACCGACGACAAGATCCTCAAAGTGACCGCCCCCACCGCGTGA
- a CDS encoding DUF4291 domain-containing protein, whose translation MEIREIRADYDDRHLTVYQAYSPVVAGPALAAGRFVPPFKVGRMTWIKPSFLWMMYRSGWGTKPDQECVLAVRITRSGFDQAVREAVPSDEGVGRKPDVRVQWDPERDLHLNQLPYRSLQLGLAGDASRRYVDEWIVGLTDVTALAHEVRDLARAGDLDGARALLPVERPYPRT comes from the coding sequence GTGGAGATCAGGGAGATCAGAGCCGACTACGACGATCGGCACCTCACCGTGTACCAGGCGTACTCGCCTGTCGTGGCCGGTCCGGCGCTGGCCGCGGGCCGGTTCGTGCCGCCGTTCAAGGTCGGCCGGATGACGTGGATCAAGCCGTCGTTCCTCTGGATGATGTACCGGTCCGGATGGGGGACGAAGCCGGACCAGGAGTGCGTGCTGGCGGTGCGGATCACCCGATCGGGGTTCGACCAGGCGGTGCGGGAGGCCGTGCCCAGCGACGAGGGCGTCGGGCGGAAGCCGGACGTGCGGGTGCAGTGGGACCCGGAGCGCGACCTGCACCTGAACCAGCTGCCCTACCGGTCGTTGCAGTTGGGGCTGGCGGGTGACGCATCACGCCGGTACGTGGACGAGTGGATCGTAGGGCTGACCGACGTGACGGCACTGGCCCACGAGGTCCGCGACCTGGCACGGGCCGGTGACCTGGACGGCGCGCGGGCGCTGCTGCCGGTCGAACGGCCCTACCCAAGAACGTGA
- a CDS encoding transposase, with protein MGVVRPSRSIAASYVVPGPSGVSVRDRLRGLTVEDERVLRLLGRHLGSLASGDLKVRCADGSGHSAGRWAARKRELTSGSSSRWAGSITKSTHDQWALARRCRAAHVRALETGVAMIRHRLSLPVGAPGGKGAPGGYRSKHEWFVKSRRLAALADRLTAVQGDLGAGRVRVVRGGRRLLNTRHHLGEAGLSGQQWRARWEAARWFLSADGESGKRGGNETIRVTLDGEVSIRLPAPLAHLANARHGRYVLASSVEFRHRGGEWADQVGNDLAVAYRVHHDADRGRWYITASWQRPPTPAIPWDTARAAGVVGVDFNADHLACHRLDRHGNPVGGPHRFFFDLSGTAAHRDAQIRHALTRLLHWAEQTGVTAIAVEDLDFSTEKTREKHGRRKRFRQLISGMPTGKLKARLVSMAAVTGIAIVAVDPAYTSRWGDQHWRKPLTTGKRTMTRHDAAAVAIGRRALGHPIRRRTAPPHDDRSDRRGHRTAQTAPGDRRRDGNRPPTTDHAHRSVPPNGTRTRRPSTSTTVRDVRSDQQRVQDPLLLAD; from the coding sequence ATGGGGGTTGTCAGGCCGAGTCGGTCGATCGCGGCGTCGTATGTCGTGCCGGGGCCGTCGGGTGTGTCGGTCCGGGATCGTCTCAGGGGCCTGACGGTCGAGGACGAGCGGGTGTTGCGTCTGTTGGGGCGGCATCTGGGGTCGTTGGCTTCCGGCGACCTCAAGGTCCGGTGCGCGGACGGTTCGGGGCATTCCGCCGGGCGGTGGGCGGCGCGCAAGCGGGAGCTGACGTCAGGGTCGTCGTCGCGGTGGGCGGGGAGCATCACCAAGTCCACGCACGATCAGTGGGCGTTGGCGCGACGGTGCCGGGCTGCGCATGTGCGGGCTCTGGAGACCGGGGTGGCGATGATCCGACACCGTCTGTCGTTGCCGGTGGGGGCACCCGGCGGGAAAGGCGCGCCCGGCGGCTACCGGTCGAAGCACGAGTGGTTCGTCAAATCACGACGCCTGGCGGCGTTGGCGGATCGACTCACTGCGGTCCAGGGAGATCTAGGAGCGGGGCGGGTCCGGGTTGTGCGAGGTGGGCGACGTCTGCTCAACACCCGCCATCACCTGGGCGAGGCCGGGTTGTCCGGGCAGCAGTGGCGGGCGCGGTGGGAGGCGGCACGCTGGTTCCTGTCGGCGGACGGCGAGTCGGGTAAACGCGGGGGCAACGAGACGATCCGCGTCACGCTCGACGGCGAGGTGTCGATCAGGCTGCCCGCGCCGCTGGCGCACTTGGCGAACGCGCGGCACGGCCGGTACGTCCTGGCGTCGTCCGTGGAGTTCCGGCACCGCGGCGGGGAGTGGGCCGACCAGGTCGGGAACGACCTGGCGGTGGCTTACCGCGTGCACCACGACGCGGACCGTGGCCGCTGGTACATCACGGCCTCCTGGCAGCGCCCGCCCACGCCCGCCATCCCGTGGGACACAGCCCGCGCGGCCGGGGTGGTCGGCGTGGACTTCAACGCGGACCACCTCGCCTGCCACCGGCTCGATCGGCACGGCAACCCGGTCGGCGGGCCGCACCGGTTCTTCTTCGACCTGTCCGGCACCGCTGCCCACCGTGACGCCCAGATCCGCCACGCCCTCACCCGCCTTCTGCACTGGGCCGAGCAGACCGGCGTCACCGCGATCGCGGTCGAGGACCTGGACTTCTCCACCGAGAAGACCCGGGAGAAACACGGCCGCCGAAAGCGGTTCCGGCAACTGATCTCCGGCATGCCCACCGGCAAGCTCAAGGCCCGACTGGTGTCGATGGCCGCCGTAACCGGCATTGCGATCGTCGCGGTCGACCCCGCGTACACCAGCAGGTGGGGCGACCAGCACTGGCGCAAGCCGCTGACCACCGGCAAGCGCACCATGACCCGTCACGACGCGGCTGCGGTCGCGATCGGACGACGCGCCCTCGGTCACCCGATCCGGCGACGGACGGCACCGCCCCACGACGACCGGAGTGATCGTCGCGGGCATCGGACCGCCCAGACCGCACCAGGTGACCGCAGGCGTGACGGAAACCGCCCGCCCACCACGGACCACGCCCACCGAAGCGTGCCGCCGAACGGGACGAGAACGCGGCGACCCAGCACATCCACCACCGTTCGGGATGTGCGCAGTGACCAGCAGCGGGTCCAAGACCCACTCCTGCTTGCTGACTAG
- the mfd gene encoding transcription-repair coupling factor — MPQPGPLSGLLTAVLPDKALRALADSVGVPDLELEGPPAARPLVAAALSNSAPVLAVTATGREADDLKAVLCDLIGPDQVALFPSWETLPHERLSPRADTVGARLQVLRRLAHPEGNPLKVVVTTVRSLIQPMAPGLGDLTPVHLTVGSEHDFEALLENLVEVAYTRVDMVEKRGEFAVRGGILDVFPPTAEHPLRVEFWGDEVSEIRPFSVADQRSLPQEVDAFTAAPCRELLLTEQVKGKAAVLAEQHAADAHLHELLEKVANGIPAEGMEALIPALCEGELQLLTDVVPEGTHVVLNDPEKIRARARDLVRTGQEFLEASWMAAAGGGQSPIDLDASAYHSLADVAQSARAGNRPWWTLSQLTTEGEDVVRLELKHVEAYQGDIERAFADLRAHTVSGGTAVLVVPGSGTAQRATEQLREADVNVVLRDVLDTVPKQGAVTVVRGALEDGFSLPELALVVLTETDLTGGRHGTSTKDMRRMPSRRRNAVDPLALRAGDYVVHEQHGIGKYVEMVQRTVAGATREYLVLEYGSSKRGQPGDRLFVPTDQLDEVSRYVGGELPTLNKLGGSDWKNTKAKAKKAVKQIAAELVQLYAARQAAPGHAFAQDTPWQRELEDAFPFTETLDQMAAIDEVKADMERTVPMDRVICGDVGYGKTEIAVRAAFKAVQDGKQVVVLVPTTLLAQQHLNTFADRMRAFPVNVKGLSRFTDALEAEQTITGLAEGDVDIVIGTHRLLQKGLRYKDLGLVIVDEEQRFGVEHKEHIKALRTHVDVLTMSATPIPRTLEMSLAGIREMSTILTPPEERHPILTYVGGYDDKQVGAAIRRELLRDGQVFYVHNRVSSIERAARHIRELVPEARVITAHGQMNEDKLEKIIQGFWENEYDVLVCTTIVETGLDISNANTLIVERGDMLGLAQLHQLRGRVGRGRERGYAYFLYPPESPLTEHAHDRLATIAQNTELGAGMAVAMKDLEIRGAGNILGAEQSGHIAGVGFDLYVRLVGEAVEAFRKHAGAEGELEEELADVRVDLPVDAHIPHDYVPGERLRLEAYRKIAAAGDAESLQSVWDELKDRYGTPPLPVERLLAVARFRQTCRAHGVTEVATQGTTIRFAPLELKDSQMVRMRRLFPKAVHKPTTNTVSLPRPTEGAAGGRMGAPELRDQELLDWCAGFLESLAGTPVSGVTRT; from the coding sequence ATGCCCCAGCCCGGCCCGTTGTCCGGCCTGCTGACCGCTGTCCTGCCCGACAAGGCCCTGCGCGCCCTCGCCGATTCGGTCGGCGTGCCCGACCTCGAACTGGAAGGCCCCCCGGCGGCACGTCCGCTGGTCGCGGCGGCCCTCTCGAACAGCGCGCCCGTGCTGGCGGTCACCGCCACCGGCCGCGAGGCGGACGACCTGAAGGCCGTCCTATGCGACCTCATCGGCCCGGACCAGGTCGCCCTGTTCCCGTCGTGGGAGACGCTGCCGCACGAGCGCCTGTCCCCCCGCGCGGACACGGTCGGGGCTCGGCTCCAGGTGCTGCGCCGGCTGGCCCACCCCGAGGGCAACCCGCTGAAGGTCGTCGTCACGACGGTCCGCAGCCTGATCCAGCCGATGGCGCCCGGCCTCGGCGACCTCACGCCCGTGCACCTGACCGTGGGCTCCGAGCACGACTTCGAGGCGCTGCTCGAGAACCTGGTCGAGGTCGCCTACACCCGCGTCGACATGGTCGAGAAGCGCGGCGAGTTCGCGGTCCGCGGCGGCATCCTGGACGTGTTCCCGCCGACCGCCGAACACCCGCTGCGGGTCGAGTTCTGGGGCGACGAGGTCAGCGAGATCCGCCCCTTCTCGGTCGCCGACCAGCGGTCCCTGCCGCAGGAGGTCGACGCGTTCACCGCGGCCCCGTGCCGCGAGCTGCTGCTGACCGAGCAGGTCAAGGGCAAGGCCGCCGTGCTGGCCGAACAGCACGCCGCCGACGCCCACCTGCACGAACTGCTGGAGAAGGTCGCCAACGGCATCCCGGCCGAAGGCATGGAAGCCCTCATCCCGGCGCTCTGCGAGGGCGAGCTCCAGCTCCTGACCGACGTCGTCCCCGAGGGCACGCACGTCGTCCTCAACGACCCGGAGAAGATCCGGGCGCGCGCCCGTGACCTGGTGCGCACCGGCCAGGAGTTCCTGGAGGCCTCCTGGATGGCGGCGGCCGGCGGCGGCCAGAGCCCCATCGACCTGGACGCCAGCGCCTACCACAGCCTCGCCGACGTGGCGCAGTCCGCGCGGGCCGGCAACCGGCCGTGGTGGACGCTCAGCCAGCTCACCACCGAGGGCGAGGACGTCGTCCGGCTGGAGCTGAAGCACGTCGAGGCCTACCAGGGCGACATCGAACGGGCGTTCGCCGACCTGCGCGCGCACACCGTCTCCGGCGGCACGGCGGTCCTCGTCGTCCCCGGCTCGGGCACCGCCCAGCGGGCCACCGAGCAGCTGCGCGAAGCGGACGTCAACGTCGTCCTGCGGGACGTCCTCGACACCGTGCCCAAGCAGGGCGCCGTCACGGTCGTCCGCGGCGCGCTGGAGGACGGCTTCTCGCTGCCCGAGCTGGCGCTGGTCGTGCTCACCGAGACCGACCTCACCGGCGGGCGGCACGGCACGTCCACCAAGGACATGCGCCGCATGCCCAGCCGCCGCCGCAACGCGGTGGACCCGCTGGCCCTGCGCGCCGGCGACTACGTCGTGCACGAGCAGCACGGCATCGGCAAGTACGTCGAGATGGTGCAGCGCACGGTGGCCGGCGCGACCCGCGAGTACCTGGTCCTGGAGTACGGCTCCAGCAAGCGCGGCCAGCCCGGCGACCGCCTGTTCGTGCCGACCGACCAGCTGGACGAGGTCTCCCGCTACGTCGGCGGCGAGCTGCCCACGCTGAACAAGCTGGGCGGCAGCGACTGGAAGAACACCAAGGCCAAGGCGAAGAAGGCGGTCAAGCAGATCGCCGCCGAGCTGGTGCAGCTCTACGCCGCCCGCCAGGCCGCGCCCGGTCACGCGTTCGCGCAGGACACGCCGTGGCAGCGCGAGCTGGAGGACGCGTTCCCGTTCACCGAGACGCTCGACCAGATGGCGGCGATCGACGAGGTCAAGGCCGACATGGAGCGCACGGTCCCGATGGACCGGGTGATCTGCGGCGACGTCGGCTACGGCAAGACCGAGATCGCCGTGCGGGCCGCGTTCAAGGCGGTGCAGGACGGCAAGCAGGTCGTGGTGCTCGTGCCGACGACCCTGCTCGCCCAGCAGCACCTGAACACGTTCGCCGACCGGATGCGCGCGTTCCCGGTGAACGTCAAGGGCCTGTCCCGGTTCACCGACGCGCTGGAGGCCGAGCAGACCATCACGGGCCTGGCCGAGGGCGACGTGGACATCGTCATCGGCACGCACCGCCTGCTCCAGAAGGGCCTGCGCTACAAGGACCTCGGCCTGGTCATCGTGGACGAGGAGCAGCGGTTCGGCGTCGAGCACAAGGAGCACATCAAGGCGCTCCGCACGCACGTGGACGTGCTCACGATGTCCGCCACGCCGATCCCGCGAACGCTGGAGATGTCGCTGGCGGGCATCCGCGAGATGTCCACGATCCTCACCCCGCCCGAGGAGCGGCACCCGATCCTGACCTACGTCGGCGGCTACGACGACAAGCAGGTCGGCGCGGCCATCCGGCGCGAGCTGCTGCGCGACGGCCAGGTCTTCTACGTGCACAACCGGGTGTCCTCGATCGAACGCGCCGCCCGGCACATCCGCGAGCTTGTCCCCGAGGCCCGCGTGATCACCGCGCACGGCCAGATGAACGAGGACAAGCTGGAGAAGATCATCCAGGGCTTCTGGGAGAACGAGTACGACGTGCTCGTGTGCACCACGATCGTCGAGACCGGCCTGGACATCTCCAACGCCAACACGCTCATCGTGGAACGCGGCGACATGCTCGGCCTGGCCCAGCTGCACCAGCTGCGCGGACGCGTCGGCCGTGGCCGGGAACGCGGCTACGCCTACTTCCTGTACCCGCCCGAGTCGCCGCTGACCGAGCACGCGCACGACCGGCTGGCCACGATCGCGCAGAACACCGAGCTGGGCGCGGGCATGGCGGTGGCCATGAAGGACCTGGAGATCCGCGGCGCGGGCAACATCCTCGGCGCCGAGCAGTCCGGCCACATCGCGGGCGTCGGCTTCGACCTGTACGTGCGGCTCGTCGGCGAGGCCGTGGAGGCGTTCCGCAAGCACGCCGGCGCGGAGGGCGAGCTGGAGGAGGAGCTGGCCGACGTCCGCGTCGACCTGCCGGTGGACGCGCACATCCCGCACGACTACGTGCCCGGCGAACGCCTCCGGCTGGAGGCGTACCGCAAGATCGCCGCCGCGGGCGACGCCGAGTCGCTCCAGAGCGTCTGGGACGAGCTGAAGGACCGTTACGGCACCCCGCCGCTGCCCGTCGAACGGCTGCTCGCGGTGGCCCGGTTCCGGCAGACGTGCCGCGCGCACGGCGTCACGGAGGTCGCCACCCAGGGCACGACCATCCGCTTCGCGCCGCTGGAGCTGAAGGACAGCCAGATGGTGCGGATGCGCCGGCTGTTCCCCAAGGCGGTCCACAAGCCGACCACCAACACGGTCAGCCTGCCTCGGCCGACCGAGGGCGCGGCCGGCGGCCGGATGGGCGCACCCGAGTTGCGCGACCAGGAGCTGCTGGACTGGTGCGCCGGATTCCTGGAGTCGTTGGCGGGGACTCCCGTGAGCGGCGTCACGCGGACATGA
- a CDS encoding SurA N-terminal domain-containing protein, giving the protein MRTVQRRFTLIGAAVTAVALLVAGCGNGPAHVGSAAIVGDTVLPLEQVQQRLEIVLKKEPEAQKLHDQRKLDQVARQLVTLGVQHELIGLAAQREGVTVSEEAVAESVAQAGGADVASQNTVYDAVTFRERAKDQLLLVELARKYADRMEVTFDYFFAKDNAEAVEKAKQVAKDPAKMAEFVADAPQSADGQALSRKGQRVRSADSPQAAQSPLFGVPAGSVVAFAPDPSSAQWIVAYVTDRKTDVRTSGESSTGQLTPQLLEQIGLRLVQSLAGDPEIQINPRYGKWDGTAIALAPSEGEMSGYQATVPQTSP; this is encoded by the coding sequence GTGAGGACTGTGCAGAGGCGCTTCACCCTGATCGGCGCGGCTGTCACCGCGGTGGCACTGCTGGTGGCGGGCTGTGGCAACGGCCCGGCCCACGTCGGCTCGGCCGCGATCGTCGGCGACACCGTGCTGCCGCTGGAGCAGGTGCAGCAGCGGCTGGAGATCGTGCTCAAGAAGGAGCCCGAGGCCCAGAAGCTGCACGACCAGCGCAAACTCGACCAGGTCGCCCGTCAGCTGGTCACGCTCGGCGTGCAGCACGAGCTGATCGGCCTGGCCGCGCAGCGCGAGGGCGTCACGGTGTCCGAGGAGGCCGTGGCCGAGTCGGTCGCGCAGGCCGGCGGCGCGGACGTGGCCTCGCAGAACACCGTCTACGACGCGGTGACCTTCCGCGAGCGGGCCAAGGACCAGCTGCTGCTGGTCGAGCTGGCGCGCAAGTACGCGGACCGGATGGAAGTCACGTTCGACTACTTCTTCGCCAAGGACAACGCCGAGGCGGTCGAGAAGGCCAAGCAGGTGGCGAAGGACCCGGCGAAGATGGCCGAGTTCGTCGCCGACGCGCCGCAGAGCGCCGACGGCCAGGCGCTGTCCCGGAAGGGCCAGCGGGTGCGGTCGGCCGACTCGCCGCAGGCCGCCCAGTCGCCGCTGTTCGGCGTGCCGGCGGGCAGCGTGGTGGCGTTCGCGCCGGACCCGAGCAGCGCGCAGTGGATCGTCGCCTACGTGACGGACCGCAAGACGGACGTGCGGACGTCCGGCGAGTCGTCCACCGGGCAGCTCACGCCGCAGCTGCTGGAGCAGATCGGGCTGCGGCTCGTGCAGTCGCTCGCGGGCGACCCGGAGATCCAGATCAACCCGCGGTACGGGAAGTGGGACGGCACCGCGATCGCGCTCGCGCCCAGCGAGGGCGAGATGAGCGGCTACCAGGCGACCGTTCCGCAGACGTCCCCGTGA